Proteins found in one Paenibacillus borealis genomic segment:
- a CDS encoding peptidoglycan D,D-transpeptidase FtsI family protein, producing the protein MQKLIHKRIFWSLLILSVLVAGLIIRLAWVQLLQKNQAVSGTRYTMAQMAEIQSERETVLDSGRGRLYDKNGEPLAGETVWTAVLFPLEESLPLHTVTGEPAGDKQLHRLAEILGVSYGQLQAKRTGLKEPLLWPSGKGNIPLALSLSQAREVEELGIEGVKALPFARRYDGSASGRQWLGYLSEASGEALRQSPTGLRIPRTGTDGLEKTLEPLLQGVGHTEAVAQVDARGNRVPGSPIIVKAPGNPYYPLSLYTTIDKKLQERIEQLAAEAGVKEGAVVVLDSQSGDIAAMVSLPFYNPEQVSPQGGEWNNRALQAAVPGSIFKIVTAAAALEAGLTSPEEPFYCKGEYGKYGLTCLNGKGHGALTMAQGFAVSCNTVFATLAERLSGAQLNAAALALGLGRDIGWQAENTLGLPLLRPLSGEQTGTIFTTLLPDDGGARVQTAIGQRDVRITPLQAANLVVTLLHGGEVRAPRILQRVAFANGQTLKELPGHLAPAPQGRISKATARMLLSMMRKVVTEGTGKTLQGLEWPVAGKSGTAQTLVKGVARNNQWFIGYGPADHPRYAVSVAVENVAPSSPQAAAKLFGQVFELLSGSAGA; encoded by the coding sequence TTGCAGAAGCTGATTCATAAACGTATATTTTGGAGTCTGCTGATTCTGTCTGTGCTCGTTGCAGGCTTGATCATCAGACTGGCCTGGGTTCAGCTGCTGCAGAAGAATCAGGCGGTAAGCGGAACAAGGTATACGATGGCACAAATGGCCGAAATTCAGAGTGAGCGGGAGACCGTGCTGGACAGCGGGCGGGGCCGGCTGTATGACAAGAACGGAGAACCGCTGGCCGGAGAGACTGTATGGACAGCGGTACTGTTTCCGCTGGAAGAGTCACTCCCGCTGCATACGGTTACCGGAGAGCCTGCCGGAGATAAGCAATTGCACCGTCTGGCAGAAATTCTAGGTGTCAGCTATGGCCAGCTGCAGGCGAAACGCACAGGACTTAAGGAACCGCTGCTCTGGCCCTCCGGCAAAGGGAACATTCCGCTGGCATTGTCGTTGTCACAGGCCCGGGAAGTGGAAGAGCTGGGGATTGAGGGGGTTAAAGCACTGCCCTTTGCCCGCAGATATGATGGCTCCGCTTCAGGACGGCAATGGCTCGGCTACTTGTCTGAAGCTTCGGGTGAAGCTCTCCGGCAATCACCGACAGGTCTGCGGATTCCACGGACAGGTACAGACGGGCTGGAGAAGACACTGGAGCCGCTGCTGCAGGGAGTGGGGCATACGGAGGCGGTTGCCCAGGTGGATGCCCGCGGCAACCGTGTTCCAGGCAGTCCGATTATAGTCAAGGCACCGGGTAATCCGTATTACCCGCTGTCGTTATATACCACGATTGATAAGAAGCTTCAGGAGCGCATTGAGCAGCTGGCGGCTGAAGCGGGGGTGAAGGAAGGCGCGGTTGTAGTCCTGGACAGCCAGAGCGGTGATATCGCCGCAATGGTATCCTTGCCATTCTACAATCCGGAGCAGGTCTCGCCTCAAGGGGGAGAATGGAACAACCGGGCGCTGCAGGCTGCGGTACCCGGATCCATCTTCAAGATTGTCACCGCAGCTGCTGCCCTGGAAGCCGGATTAACTTCACCGGAGGAACCGTTCTACTGTAAAGGGGAATACGGGAAGTACGGATTAACCTGCCTGAACGGCAAAGGACACGGCGCCCTTACGATGGCGCAAGGGTTCGCCGTGTCCTGTAATACCGTGTTCGCCACGCTTGCCGAGCGGCTTAGTGGAGCACAGCTTAATGCTGCTGCTCTGGCACTGGGCCTTGGCCGGGATATCGGCTGGCAGGCGGAGAATACGCTGGGTCTGCCGCTGCTCCGGCCGCTCTCCGGGGAGCAGACGGGGACGATCTTCACCACGCTGCTGCCGGATGATGGCGGGGCCAGGGTGCAGACCGCGATCGGCCAGCGCGATGTGCGGATTACGCCGCTGCAGGCGGCGAATCTCGTAGTCACGCTGCTGCATGGCGGCGAGGTTAGAGCGCCGCGTATTCTGCAGCGGGTTGCTTTTGCCAACGGGCAGACGCTTAAGGAGCTCCCGGGACATCTGGCCCCTGCCCCGCAGGGCAGAATATCCAAGGCAACCGCCCGCATGCTGCTGTCCATGATGCGTAAAGTGGTGACAGAAGGAACAGGCAAGACGCTGCAGGGCCTTGAATGGCCGGTTGCCGGCAAATCAGGTACAGCGCAGACGCTCGTCAAAGGCGTGGCCCGCAACAATCAATGGTTCATCGGCTATGGCCCGGCAGACCATCCAAGGTATGCTGTGTCCGTTGCTGTTGAGAACGTGGCTCCAAGCAGTCCGCAGGCAGCTGCCAAGTTATTCGGTCAAGTATTCGAGCTGTTGTCCGGGTCAGCGGGGGCCTGA